One window of the Diospyros lotus cultivar Yz01 chromosome 12, ASM1463336v1, whole genome shotgun sequence genome contains the following:
- the LOC127787343 gene encoding uncharacterized protein LOC127787343 yields the protein MDLQTLKMDHHHRRSNSKSKSKSISNYIPKKPHKFTKKRLESAHQSVAGDDSLHLPIDLEEFSLLPDIPEAHPFRGSAESFVTSLSPELLPSSETISPAYLSPLHSAITASKDEADDVSLGLCASAESKNSNDIIALEAEIVVNHLRQALSQVAKATDVDLPSKMLLNALIEMVVEQFDALPEERDRFAEVTTKKIRVVFLTLLAWLLAMFAVFLFGSRGRSSVTGPPPT from the exons ATGGATCTTCAAACTCTTAAAATGGATCATCATCATCGAAGATCCAACtccaagtccaagtccaagtccaTCTCTAACTACATTCCAAAAAAGCCTCACAAG TTCACCAAGAAGCGCTTGGAGTCTGCACATCAATCGGTTGCAGGCGATGACTCCCTCCATTTGCCCATCGACTTGGAAGAGTTCTCGTTGCTTCCTGACATTCCTGAGGCTCACCCATTCCGTGGATCTGCAGAG AGCTTCGTTACATCACTGAGTCCCGAACTTCTACCTTCATCGGAAACGATTTCTCCGGCTTATCTGAGTCCATTACACTCCGCTATCACTGCAAGCAAGGACGAAGCAGACGATGTCTCGCTCGGCCTTTGCGCATCGGCCGAATCGAAGAACAGTAACGACATTATTGCTCTGGAGGCAGAGATAGTGGTGAATCATCTCAGGCAAGCGCTAAGTCAAGTTGCAAAAGCAACTGACGTCGATCTCCCGTCCAAAATGCTGTTAAATGCATTGATCGAGATGGTGGTTGAGCAGTTCGATGCTTTGCCGGAAGAGAGAGACAGGTTTGCTGAAGTTACTACGAAGAAAATTCGAGTGGTGTTCCTGACTCTCCTTGCTTGGTTACTTGCTATGTTTGCGGTGTTCCTCTTCGGTTCTAGGGGACGCAGCTCCGTTACTGGACCACCACCGACATGA
- the LOC127786470 gene encoding leucine-rich repeat extensin-like protein 3, which translates to MDDAKSTPSCQARKWLLMVLLIVEVAIFPTSVTSQNQVSVPAATADLLCISDCATCPVICAPPPPPPPQVESPLPLVEPTPPLPLPLPPPLVEAAPPPPESKPPKSPPQHHSPPPPLPSISWGFSPPPPPGYITIPSGQRPSGMGQRNYTYPYYYFYASKAAASISPNSSSFILVGLMSFIVVILDTKWGIGKAASASKF; encoded by the coding sequence ATGGATGATGCCAAGAGTACACCATCTTGTCAAGCAAGAAAATGGCTGCTGATGGTGCTATTGATCGTCGAGGTTGCCATCTTTCCCACATCAGTAACATCCCAGAATCAAGTCAGCGTTCCGGCAGCAACTGCAGATTTGCTCTGTATCAGTGACTGTGCTACTTGTCCTGTTATATGCGCACCACCACCACCGCCACCACCACAAGTAGAGTCACCGCTGCCATTAGTAGAACCAACGCCgccactgccactgccactgccGCCGCCGCTAGTAGAGGCAGCGCCACCACCACCCGAATCAAAGCCACCGAAGTCACCACCCCAACACCACTCTCCACCACCTCCGCTGCCATCCATTTCATGGGGCTTCAGCCCCCCACCTCCTCCCGGTTATATAACCATTCCTTCTGGACAGAGGCCTTCTGGTATGGGCCAGCGCAATTATACCTATCCCTATTACTACTTCTATGCATCCAAAGCTGCTGCTTCTATTTCTCcgaattcttcttcttttattcttgtGGGATTGATGTCCTTTATTGTTGTCATCTTGGATACCAAGTGGGGAATTGGAAAGGCTGCAAGTGCCTCTAAGTTCTAA